The following coding sequences are from one Microbacterium sp. SORGH_AS_0969 window:
- a CDS encoding TetR/AcrR family transcriptional regulator, translating into MAEEKRTRRKRGSLSRAEIVDAALRLMDGEGESALTFSRLGAELKSSPTAVYRHFASREDLLTALADRLDGISLEGYEPTDDWRADLTDLAWRAWRTAEAHPAAAAATLLMVANSINELRAVEWILRAMAVAGLRGRPAVMQYQVYTQMVLGAASAYGARLVRADSREVAEGWIQVYAPTDPSQYPHAEAAKAELAMMNYREVFATQLEMYLSALALAVAAQGDASENPGDRTARA; encoded by the coding sequence ATGGCCGAAGAGAAGAGGACCCGTCGCAAGCGCGGTTCGCTCAGTCGCGCCGAGATCGTCGACGCCGCCCTGCGTCTCATGGACGGCGAGGGGGAGTCCGCTCTCACGTTCTCCCGTCTGGGGGCGGAGCTGAAGTCGTCGCCCACTGCGGTGTATCGGCACTTCGCCAGTCGCGAAGACCTGCTGACCGCCCTCGCGGATCGCCTCGACGGCATCTCTCTCGAGGGCTACGAGCCCACGGATGACTGGCGAGCCGACCTGACGGACTTGGCGTGGCGTGCCTGGCGGACGGCGGAGGCTCACCCCGCCGCCGCGGCCGCGACGCTGCTCATGGTCGCCAACAGCATCAACGAGCTGCGCGCCGTGGAGTGGATCCTGCGAGCGATGGCGGTTGCGGGCCTGCGTGGTCGCCCGGCCGTGATGCAGTACCAGGTGTACACGCAGATGGTGCTCGGTGCGGCTTCGGCCTACGGGGCGCGACTGGTGAGAGCCGATTCGCGCGAGGTCGCCGAAGGCTGGATCCAGGTCTATGCGCCCACCGATCCTTCGCAGTACCCGCACGCGGAAGCGGCGAAGGCGGAGCTCGCGATGATGAACTACCGCGAGGTCTTCGCCACGCAGCTCGAGATGTACCTCTCCGCACTCGCGCTCGCGGTCGCCGCCCAAGGTGACGCGTCCGAGAACCCGGGGGACCGCACGGCCCGAGCGTGA
- a CDS encoding RNA polymerase sigma factor: MIDETDFVALFREHHNAVRRFIERRVSDREAAADLTMDCFEIAWRKRDPRDPFGLPWLYRTARNLIANEYRRRDREEALWTHIEDHVRALANEAEPAMAQRLVDAIRGLPEREREILWLTYWEQLSAAEVALVMEMNTGAVWTRLNRSRARLRPLLDGAAVHAEGVTDDRR; this comes from the coding sequence GTGATCGACGAGACGGACTTCGTGGCGCTCTTCCGCGAGCACCACAACGCCGTTCGACGATTCATCGAGCGGCGTGTGTCGGATCGCGAGGCCGCCGCCGACCTCACGATGGATTGCTTCGAGATCGCGTGGCGCAAGCGCGACCCCCGCGATCCGTTCGGATTGCCGTGGTTGTACCGCACCGCGCGCAACCTGATCGCGAACGAGTATCGGCGACGCGACCGGGAGGAGGCGTTGTGGACGCACATCGAGGACCACGTGCGCGCTCTGGCGAACGAGGCCGAGCCCGCGATGGCGCAACGCCTCGTCGATGCCATCCGCGGTCTGCCCGAGCGCGAGCGCGAGATCCTCTGGCTCACCTACTGGGAGCAGTTGTCGGCCGCCGAGGTGGCCCTGGTCATGGAGATGAACACCGGGGCGGTGTGGACGCGACTGAATCGCTCGAGAGCACGTTTGCGGCCGTTGCTCGACGGTGCCGCCGTCCACGCGGAAGGGGTGACCGATGACCGACGATGA
- a CDS encoding pyridoxal-phosphate dependent enzyme translates to MRYAQSVADLVGNTPLVRLTRVTDGIAATVLAKIEYVNPGGSAKDRIAANIIDAAERDGHLKPGGVIVEPTSGNTGVGLALVAQQRGYRCVFVVPDKVAEDKRAVLRAYGAEVVVTPTNVEPDDPNSYYSVSDRLVREIPGAFKPNQYANPNGPRSHYETTGPEIWRDTDGQLTHFVAGVGTGGTISGTGRYLREVAGGAVRIIGVDPVGSIYSGGDIHGYDVEGVGEDFWPPAFDPTVVDAYERVSDAESFAMTRRLAREEGLLVGGSSGMAVVGALRVARDLPADAVMVVVLPDHGRGYLSKIFDDDWMRARGYDVEPTASLIPTPSEEHSA, encoded by the coding sequence GTGCGTTACGCCCAGAGCGTCGCCGACCTCGTCGGCAACACCCCCCTCGTCCGTCTCACCCGCGTCACCGACGGCATCGCCGCCACGGTCCTCGCGAAGATCGAGTACGTCAACCCCGGTGGTTCGGCGAAAGACCGGATCGCCGCCAACATCATCGACGCCGCCGAGCGTGACGGACACCTGAAGCCGGGTGGCGTGATCGTCGAGCCGACCAGCGGCAACACCGGCGTGGGTCTCGCGCTCGTGGCCCAGCAGCGCGGGTACCGGTGCGTGTTCGTCGTCCCCGACAAGGTCGCCGAAGACAAACGCGCGGTCCTGCGGGCCTACGGGGCCGAGGTCGTGGTGACCCCGACCAACGTCGAGCCCGACGACCCGAACTCCTACTACAGCGTGTCCGACCGCCTCGTGCGCGAGATCCCCGGCGCCTTCAAGCCCAACCAGTACGCGAACCCGAACGGGCCCCGCAGCCACTACGAGACCACCGGGCCCGAGATCTGGCGCGACACCGATGGGCAGCTGACGCACTTCGTGGCCGGCGTCGGGACCGGTGGCACGATCAGCGGCACCGGCCGGTACCTTCGCGAGGTCGCCGGAGGCGCCGTGCGCATCATCGGTGTCGACCCCGTCGGCTCGATCTACTCGGGGGGCGACATTCACGGGTACGACGTCGAGGGCGTGGGCGAGGACTTCTGGCCGCCCGCTTTCGACCCGACCGTCGTCGACGCCTACGAGCGCGTGTCCGACGCCGAGTCGTTCGCGATGACCCGCCGCCTCGCCCGCGAGGAGGGTCTGCTCGTCGGGGGGTCGAGCGGCATGGCCGTCGTCGGCGCTCTTCGCGTCGCCCGTGATCTCCCCGCCGACGCGGTCATGGTCGTCGTGCTGCCGGATCACGGACGCGGCTACCTCAGCAAGATCTTCGACGACGACTGGATGCGCGCGCGCGGCTACGACGTCGAGCCCACGGCATCCCTCATTCCCACCCCCTCCGAGGAGCACTCCGCATGA
- a CDS encoding MFS transporter, with product MATQTSASPSSTGLKREERRVLAGTLVGTSIEWYDFFIYAQAAGLVLAPLFLAPLAESDPAIAQVLSFATIGISFLFRPLGAIVAGYLGDRLGRKKMLVLTLIMMGVSTALIGLLPTYAAIGVAAPVLLILLRVLQGFSAGGEWGGAALLSVEHAPVSRRGYFGAFPQIGVPVGMILATATLWILTSSMSAEAFLAWGWRVPFLLSIVLIVVGYVIRRAVEESPVFEDLVRRRKESSAPLGQLFRKNWRQVVLTALVFIGNNAAGYLLIAFFSTYSVAVLGLERPTVLLATTLASFGWLGFTLWGGWLSDRLGRVRTFQLGYLLLAVWAVPMWFLIDTGNIVWYFVALFVMTLGLGLSYGPQAALYAEMFPANVRYSGVSIGYALGAIMGGAFAPMIAEALLRSTGVSWAIGVYIAVAALVSLAAVSMIKETKGVDLHA from the coding sequence ATGGCCACACAGACCTCGGCATCCCCTTCTTCGACCGGGCTGAAACGAGAAGAACGGCGCGTGCTCGCCGGTACCCTCGTCGGCACCTCGATCGAGTGGTACGACTTCTTCATCTACGCCCAAGCGGCCGGGCTCGTGCTCGCGCCGCTGTTCCTCGCCCCGCTCGCGGAGTCCGACCCGGCCATCGCCCAGGTGCTGTCGTTCGCGACCATCGGCATCTCGTTCCTCTTCCGCCCGCTCGGCGCGATCGTGGCCGGCTACCTGGGTGACCGCCTCGGCCGCAAGAAGATGCTCGTCCTCACGCTCATCATGATGGGCGTGTCGACGGCGTTGATCGGCCTGCTGCCGACCTACGCCGCGATCGGTGTGGCCGCCCCCGTCCTTCTCATCCTTCTGCGCGTGCTGCAGGGTTTCTCGGCTGGTGGCGAGTGGGGTGGTGCGGCCCTGCTGTCGGTCGAGCACGCTCCGGTGAGCCGTCGCGGATACTTCGGCGCGTTCCCGCAGATCGGCGTGCCGGTGGGCATGATCCTCGCCACCGCGACGCTCTGGATCCTCACGTCGTCGATGTCGGCCGAGGCCTTCCTCGCGTGGGGGTGGCGCGTGCCGTTCCTGCTCTCGATCGTGCTGATCGTCGTCGGCTACGTCATCCGTCGCGCCGTCGAGGAGAGCCCGGTCTTCGAGGACCTCGTCCGTCGCCGCAAGGAGTCCTCGGCCCCGCTCGGCCAGCTCTTCCGCAAGAACTGGCGTCAGGTCGTGCTCACCGCGCTGGTCTTCATCGGCAACAACGCCGCGGGATACCTCCTCATCGCCTTCTTCTCCACGTACTCCGTCGCTGTGCTGGGTCTCGAGCGGCCGACCGTGCTGCTGGCCACGACGCTGGCATCCTTCGGGTGGCTCGGTTTCACCCTCTGGGGCGGCTGGCTGTCGGACCGCCTCGGACGCGTGCGCACCTTCCAGCTCGGCTACCTGCTGCTGGCCGTCTGGGCCGTGCCGATGTGGTTCCTCATCGACACCGGGAACATCGTCTGGTACTTCGTCGCCCTCTTCGTCATGACGCTCGGCCTCGGTCTGTCGTACGGACCTCAGGCGGCGCTGTACGCCGAGATGTTCCCGGCGAACGTCCGCTACTCGGGCGTCTCGATCGGCTATGCGCTCGGCGCGATCATGGGCGGTGCCTTCGCCCCGATGATCGCCGAGGCGCTGCTGCGCTCGACGGGCGTCTCGTGGGCGATCGGCGTGTACATCGCCGTCGCGGCGCTGGTGTCGCTCGCCGCGGTGTCGATGATCAAAGAGACGAAGGGCGTCGACCTGCACGCCTGA
- a CDS encoding NAD(P)-dependent oxidoreductase produces the protein MRIALTGSSGKLGTVVARELRAAGHEVIGFDIRGERGPGFVQVDLTDYGQVIDALAGVNDQHDGVDALVHLGAIPAPGIRSDVATFHNNMTSTFNVFWAAVRLGIQRIVYASSETVLGLPFDIDPPYIPVDEEYAPRPESVYSLVKTLEERLAVELVRWNPELSITALRFSNVMVPDDYAEFPFDADARTRKWNLWGYIDARDGAQAVERALEKAPAGFDTFIIAAADTVMTRPNAELVAEVFPGVETRGDLGENTTLLSIDKARRLLGYDPQHSWRDTR, from the coding sequence ATGCGCATCGCTCTCACCGGCTCGTCCGGAAAGCTCGGCACGGTCGTCGCGCGGGAGCTCCGCGCCGCCGGTCACGAAGTGATCGGTTTCGACATTCGCGGCGAGCGCGGTCCTGGCTTCGTGCAGGTCGACCTCACCGACTACGGCCAGGTCATCGACGCGCTCGCGGGAGTGAATGATCAGCACGACGGCGTCGACGCCCTCGTGCACCTCGGCGCGATCCCCGCTCCCGGCATCCGGTCCGACGTAGCGACCTTCCACAACAACATGACCAGCACGTTCAATGTGTTCTGGGCGGCGGTGCGCCTCGGCATCCAGCGAATCGTCTACGCCTCCAGCGAGACGGTGCTCGGTCTGCCGTTCGACATCGACCCGCCCTACATCCCCGTCGACGAGGAGTACGCGCCGCGACCTGAGTCGGTGTACTCGCTGGTCAAGACGCTCGAGGAGCGCTTGGCCGTCGAACTGGTGCGTTGGAACCCCGAGCTGTCGATCACGGCCCTGCGCTTCTCGAACGTCATGGTTCCCGACGACTATGCCGAGTTCCCGTTCGACGCCGACGCGCGCACCCGCAAGTGGAACCTGTGGGGCTACATCGATGCGCGTGATGGCGCGCAAGCCGTCGAGCGCGCCCTCGAGAAGGCACCGGCCGGGTTCGACACGTTCATCATCGCCGCGGCCGACACCGTCATGACCCGCCCCAACGCCGAGCTCGTCGCCGAGGTGTTCCCCGGCGTCGAGACGCGCGGCGATTTGGGCGAGAACACGACGCTGCTGTCGATCGACAAGGCGCGCCGCCTGCTCGGCTACGACCCGCAGCACTCGTGGCGCGACACGCGCTGA
- a CDS encoding Asp23/Gls24 family envelope stress response protein → MSDDIGGSGYSLEDLSAYLDRGRVPRIAAIERNAECQAVLASMERMGRLSREIVEEQAAKPLAESWYDSIMREVMREFRAGRDIPLVRGADGVEIVVTEGALYELIRSVGDGVDGVLVGRVRLQQNEPDAPLDVRVSVSVRFGRAMTDAVEEMREGIRAAIQRHGDLRVGRVDVTVGDVHVDGEEDQ, encoded by the coding sequence ATGAGCGACGACATCGGGGGCTCGGGCTATTCGCTCGAGGACCTCTCCGCTTACCTCGATCGCGGGCGCGTTCCGCGCATCGCCGCGATCGAGCGCAATGCGGAATGCCAGGCCGTTCTGGCATCCATGGAACGGATGGGGCGGCTCTCGCGAGAGATCGTCGAGGAACAGGCCGCCAAACCCCTGGCCGAGTCCTGGTACGACTCGATCATGCGCGAGGTGATGCGCGAGTTCCGCGCGGGCCGCGATATCCCCCTCGTCCGAGGCGCCGACGGTGTCGAGATCGTCGTGACGGAGGGGGCGCTCTACGAGCTCATCCGTTCCGTCGGTGACGGCGTCGACGGCGTGCTGGTGGGGCGTGTGCGCCTCCAGCAGAACGAGCCCGATGCCCCGCTCGACGTGCGTGTCTCGGTGAGTGTGCGCTTCGGCCGGGCCATGACGGATGCCGTGGAAGAGATGCGCGAAGGGATCCGTGCCGCGATCCAGCGACACGGCGACCTGCGGGTGGGGCGCGTGGACGTCACCGTGGGCGACGTCCACGTCGACGGAGAGGAAGACCAATGA
- a CDS encoding PaaI family thioesterase gives MTTWTIVPGALDERLGITVTEQSAERVSASLPVQGNTQSLGRLHGGATAALAEAVGSWAAMIHASTFDKVCVGVDLNITHHRGAREGRIHAVATPAHRGRRMATYDVRVTDDDGRLVATARITNLLVDPE, from the coding sequence ATGACGACCTGGACCATCGTGCCCGGAGCCCTCGACGAGCGCCTCGGCATCACGGTGACGGAGCAGTCCGCCGAGCGCGTCTCGGCATCCCTCCCCGTCCAGGGGAACACGCAATCGCTGGGTCGATTGCACGGCGGGGCCACCGCCGCGCTCGCCGAGGCGGTGGGCTCGTGGGCGGCGATGATCCACGCGAGCACCTTCGACAAGGTGTGCGTCGGCGTCGACCTCAACATCACCCACCATCGCGGCGCGCGCGAGGGTCGCATCCATGCGGTCGCCACACCGGCGCATCGCGGGCGCCGGATGGCGACCTATGACGTGCGCGTCACCGACGACGATGGTCGGCTCGTCGCGACGGCCCGCATCACGAACCTCCTCGTCGATCCGGAGTGA
- a CDS encoding RNA polymerase sigma factor produces MPSLSTATDAFLASRAADGDQLAFGVLVRRHAPFLVAFATRLTGSRADADDCVQEALITAWRRLPDLTEPEKVRSWLTTIVSRKATDRLRARKVSDQIDEQMVSAKDDPERSVVASSQMDALKNVLSELSEELRVVWVLREIGGHSYDEIAVEVGENAATVRGRLARARKIVLERMQDWR; encoded by the coding sequence ATGCCCTCTTTGTCCACCGCCACAGACGCGTTCCTCGCGTCGCGGGCGGCTGATGGCGACCAGCTCGCCTTCGGAGTGCTGGTGCGTCGTCACGCGCCGTTCCTCGTCGCGTTCGCCACCCGCCTCACCGGCTCGCGCGCCGACGCGGACGACTGCGTCCAGGAAGCCCTGATCACCGCGTGGCGGCGCCTGCCCGACCTCACCGAGCCCGAGAAGGTGCGCAGCTGGCTGACGACGATCGTGTCCCGCAAAGCGACCGATCGACTCCGCGCCCGCAAGGTCTCCGATCAGATCGATGAGCAGATGGTCTCGGCGAAAGACGACCCGGAGCGCTCGGTTGTGGCATCGTCGCAGATGGACGCGCTGAAGAACGTGCTGTCCGAGCTGTCCGAAGAGTTGCGCGTGGTCTGGGTGTTGCGCGAGATCGGCGGCCACAGTTACGACGAGATCGCCGTCGAAGTCGGCGAGAACGCGGCCACGGTGCGCGGCCGACTCGCCAGGGCGCGAAAGATCGTGCTCGAACGCATGCAGGACTGGAGGTGA
- a CDS encoding TetR/AcrR family transcriptional regulator, with product MTAADPSTTTTAPARRGRPGYDREGLLAVAVQLFNEQGYDATSVADLARRLGLTKSALYHHFASKEELLAVALEAALGGLEAVLDQPGAREGAASDRLRFVLTGATDVLVAQLPAVTLLLRVRGNSAVEQAALERRRVFDHRVTALVAEAQAEGSVRDDVDAAVAARLLFGMINSVVEWYRPGGSVDGDRLGHDIVRIALDGLRTV from the coding sequence GTGACCGCTGCCGACCCCTCGACGACGACGACGGCTCCCGCGCGCCGCGGGCGTCCGGGGTACGACCGTGAGGGTCTGCTCGCGGTCGCTGTGCAGCTCTTCAACGAGCAGGGGTACGACGCGACGAGCGTGGCCGACCTCGCCCGCCGCCTGGGTCTGACCAAGTCGGCGCTGTACCACCACTTCGCCTCGAAGGAAGAGCTTCTGGCGGTCGCGCTCGAAGCGGCGCTCGGCGGCCTCGAGGCCGTTCTCGACCAGCCCGGTGCCCGTGAGGGCGCAGCATCCGATCGCCTTCGCTTCGTCCTCACCGGCGCGACGGACGTGCTCGTCGCCCAGTTGCCCGCGGTGACCCTGTTGCTTCGCGTGCGCGGGAACAGCGCCGTCGAGCAGGCGGCGCTCGAGCGCCGACGCGTGTTCGACCACCGCGTCACCGCCCTCGTCGCCGAGGCGCAGGCGGAGGGCAGTGTGCGCGATGACGTCGACGCCGCGGTCGCCGCACGCCTGCTGTTCGGCATGATCAACTCGGTCGTCGAGTGGTACCGCCCCGGCGGCAGTGTCGACGGCGATCGCCTCGGCCACGACATCGTGCGGATCGCGCTCGACGGACTCCGCACCGTCTGA
- a CDS encoding SDR family oxidoreductase, whose product MPTPPVIAVTGSTGAVGGRVARDLAARGIPQRLLVRDASRAPALEGAEVHVARYSDADAARAALSGVETLFMVSASETADRVEHHREFVEAAAAAGVRSIVYTSFLAAAPDAVFTLGRDHAATEEIIRASGMRWTFLRDNFYMDMMELFAGDDGVIRGPAGDGRCSLVSRSDVAATAVSVLLDPTAHADTAYDLTGPEALTMAEVAEKISAVRGHPVRFLDETVDEAYASRAAFGAPRWQVDAWVSTYTAIASGDLAGVSSDVERVTGRPAQSFEEFLGAVA is encoded by the coding sequence ATGCCCACGCCGCCCGTCATCGCCGTCACCGGTTCCACCGGAGCCGTGGGAGGTCGTGTCGCCCGCGACCTCGCCGCCCGCGGCATCCCGCAGCGTCTGCTGGTGCGCGACGCCTCCCGCGCCCCGGCGCTCGAGGGCGCCGAGGTGCACGTGGCCCGGTACTCGGACGCGGATGCCGCGCGCGCGGCGCTGAGCGGCGTCGAGACGCTCTTCATGGTCTCGGCCTCCGAGACGGCCGACCGCGTCGAGCACCACCGCGAGTTCGTCGAGGCCGCCGCCGCGGCGGGCGTCCGCTCGATCGTCTACACGTCGTTCCTCGCGGCCGCTCCGGACGCCGTGTTCACTCTGGGCCGCGATCACGCGGCGACCGAGGAGATCATCCGCGCCTCGGGCATGCGGTGGACGTTCCTGCGTGACAACTTCTACATGGACATGATGGAGCTCTTCGCGGGCGACGACGGTGTCATCCGGGGCCCCGCGGGCGACGGGCGGTGCTCGCTGGTCTCGCGCTCCGACGTCGCGGCGACGGCCGTGTCGGTCCTGCTCGATCCCACCGCGCACGCCGACACCGCATACGACCTGACCGGCCCCGAAGCCCTGACCATGGCCGAGGTGGCCGAGAAGATCTCGGCCGTCCGCGGTCACCCCGTGCGCTTCCTCGACGAGACGGTTGACGAGGCCTACGCCTCGCGCGCGGCGTTCGGCGCTCCCCGCTGGCAGGTCGACGCGTGGGTGAGCACCTACACCGCCATCGCGAGCGGCGACCTGGCCGGCGTCTCGAGCGATGTCGAGCGGGTCACGGGTCGGCCGGCGCAGAGCTTCGAGGAGTTCCTGGGCGCTGTCGCGTGA
- a CDS encoding MFS transporter, which produces MTESADPLRWRALAVLLMGQFASLLDLSVTNVALPSIGRSTGAGASELQWVITGYVLAFGLVPVIGGRLGDGRGRRRMFIVSMLGFVVASALVGLAPTPEVLIAARVVQGIFGGMIGPQVSGFIQNAFPPLERGRAFGRLGLTVGAGTALGPVVAGLLIAVGGEDNGWRLVFFINVPVGIAAVLLARRWVAADVPAAQGAGRRLDLLGVVLLGAGLLCLLFPIVETGQAGGPVTLLLLLPAAGLLVAFVRHESRLTRADAAPLVDLRLFRTRSFVIGVIFAVVFFCSNTGIPLVLALYYQNGLGFTALQSALGVTAYAVGTVFGAPIAGRFVSRVGRPLLLGAVSVFTLVTIVLAVVVQAAPGATDPTGVILRLCVPLFVLGIAGGSIVTPNQTLTLAEVDPARGGVAGGVVQTAQRVGASIGQTVLGTSFVLALAGTSRAAGPGSPAPDPSAFAGALTVALAVSVVFSAAAAVLSGVEVRRSRGR; this is translated from the coding sequence ATGACGGAATCGGCGGATCCGCTCCGGTGGCGCGCGCTGGCCGTCCTGCTGATGGGGCAGTTCGCCTCGCTCCTCGACCTCAGCGTCACGAACGTCGCCCTCCCCTCGATCGGGCGCTCGACGGGCGCCGGAGCGAGCGAGCTGCAGTGGGTGATCACGGGCTACGTCCTGGCCTTCGGGCTCGTGCCGGTCATCGGCGGTCGACTCGGCGACGGCCGCGGGCGCCGGCGCATGTTCATCGTCTCGATGCTCGGGTTCGTCGTCGCGAGCGCCCTCGTGGGACTCGCGCCGACCCCCGAGGTGCTCATCGCGGCGCGCGTCGTCCAGGGGATCTTCGGTGGCATGATCGGGCCGCAGGTATCGGGGTTCATTCAGAACGCCTTCCCCCCGCTCGAGCGGGGCAGAGCCTTCGGGCGGCTGGGGCTCACGGTCGGTGCGGGCACCGCCCTCGGACCCGTCGTGGCGGGCCTGCTGATCGCCGTGGGTGGCGAAGACAACGGCTGGCGCCTGGTGTTCTTCATCAACGTGCCCGTCGGTATCGCCGCCGTCCTGCTCGCGCGGCGCTGGGTCGCCGCCGACGTGCCCGCGGCGCAGGGAGCGGGGAGACGGCTCGATCTGCTCGGCGTCGTTCTGCTCGGCGCCGGGCTGCTGTGCCTGCTGTTCCCGATCGTCGAGACCGGCCAGGCCGGCGGTCCCGTGACACTTCTCCTCCTGCTCCCGGCGGCGGGACTCCTCGTCGCCTTCGTCCGGCACGAGTCCCGTCTGACGCGAGCGGATGCCGCGCCCTTGGTCGATCTGCGCCTGTTCCGCACGCGATCGTTCGTGATCGGCGTGATCTTCGCGGTCGTGTTCTTCTGCAGCAACACCGGCATTCCGCTCGTGCTCGCGCTCTATTACCAGAACGGCCTCGGCTTCACGGCGTTGCAGTCGGCGCTGGGGGTCACGGCCTACGCCGTCGGCACGGTCTTCGGAGCCCCCATCGCCGGACGCTTCGTCTCGCGGGTCGGCAGGCCCCTGCTGCTCGGAGCGGTCTCCGTCTTCACCCTCGTCACGATCGTGCTCGCCGTCGTCGTCCAGGCCGCGCCCGGGGCCACCGACCCGACGGGCGTGATCCTGCGCCTGTGCGTTCCGCTCTTCGTCCTGGGTATCGCCGGCGGGTCGATCGTGACACCGAACCAGACGCTGACCCTCGCCGAGGTCGATCCCGCACGCGGCGGCGTCGCCGGTGGCGTCGTGCAGACCGCGCAGCGGGTAGGCGCCTCGATCGGTCAGACGGTGCTCGGCACGAGTTTCGTGCTGGCGCTGGCGGGAACATCGCGCGCGGCCGGACCGGGTTCTCCCGCCCCCGATCCGAGCGCGTTCGCCGGTGCGCTCACCGTGGCGCTCGCCGTGTCCGTCGTCTTCTCCGCGGCCGCCGCGGTGCTCAGCGGGGTCGAAGTGCGCCGCTCACGGGGGCGGTAG
- a CDS encoding aldo/keto reductase — protein sequence MTDAASPSARLGLGLAAVGRPAYITTDRDVDLGDPETRSIDAMRERAHALLDEAWALGIRYVDAARSYGYAERFLGSWLAAHPERRAELTIGSKWGYEYVGEWRMDATVHERKEHSAAMLERQWPETLAALGSAPDSYLIHSVTPESPALGDAGVLERLREIAAGGVRVGISTSGPHQGDVVDAARSLTDSPFSVVQATWNLREQAAGPALARAHAVGWTVVVKEALAGGELARSEPDGDVGAGLDGASLALGVARAQPWADVVLSGAVTIPQLRRGAAATPREVDVETLGRWADDSNEYWRRRAARPWR from the coding sequence ATGACCGACGCCGCTTCGCCGTCCGCTCGCCTCGGACTCGGTCTCGCGGCGGTCGGTCGTCCCGCCTACATCACCACCGACCGCGACGTCGATCTGGGTGACCCCGAAACGCGCTCGATCGACGCGATGCGCGAGCGCGCGCACGCTCTGCTCGACGAGGCGTGGGCGCTCGGCATCCGCTATGTCGACGCCGCCCGGTCCTACGGGTACGCCGAACGCTTCCTCGGGTCGTGGCTCGCGGCGCATCCGGAGCGTCGTGCCGAGCTGACGATCGGGTCGAAGTGGGGCTACGAGTACGTCGGCGAATGGCGAATGGATGCCACGGTCCACGAGCGCAAAGAGCATTCCGCCGCGATGCTCGAGAGGCAGTGGCCGGAGACTCTCGCCGCTCTCGGGTCGGCACCCGATTCGTACCTCATCCACTCGGTGACCCCGGAGAGTCCCGCGCTCGGGGACGCGGGCGTGCTCGAACGGCTCCGCGAGATCGCCGCCGGGGGAGTGCGCGTGGGGATCTCGACCAGCGGGCCCCATCAGGGCGATGTCGTCGACGCGGCGCGGTCGCTCACCGACAGTCCGTTCTCCGTCGTGCAGGCCACGTGGAATCTGCGCGAGCAGGCGGCGGGACCGGCTCTGGCCCGCGCCCACGCGGTGGGCTGGACGGTGGTGGTGAAGGAAGCTCTCGCCGGAGGAGAGCTCGCTCGTTCCGAGCCCGACGGCGACGTCGGAGCGGGCCTCGACGGAGCGTCGCTGGCCCTCGGCGTCGCTCGAGCGCAGCCGTGGGCCGACGTCGTGCTGAGCGGAGCGGTGACGATCCCGCAACTCCGCCGGGGAGCCGCGGCCACGCCGCGTGAGGTCGACGTCGAGACGCTCGGCCGGTGGGCGGACGATTCCAACGAGTACTGGCGCCGTCGGGCGGCTCGCCCCTGGCGGTAG